From a region of the Triticum aestivum cultivar Chinese Spring chromosome 7D, IWGSC CS RefSeq v2.1, whole genome shotgun sequence genome:
- the LOC123168859 gene encoding polygalacturonase At1g48100 encodes MAAARLGLPRLMLAMLVLVALLGVGVDGRNHVHKKPPRAGASSRHSRVGAKVGTVASSPAVPPDDDATAPAPPPGGIVPSDPATPFRPEPCVFDVRAYGATGESTADDTEAFRAAWKAACAVESAVLLVPSDGTFTISTTTFSGPCKPGLVFQVDGVLMPPDGPDCWPPSDNRRQWLIFSNLDGLTLRGAGTIEGNGEEWWNLPCKPHRGPNGSTLHGPCDSPTLIRFFESSNLVVRGLRVENSPEFHFRFDGCSDVLVDGLFIRSPANSPNTDGIHVENTERVGIYNSKISNGDDCISIGTGSYDVDIQNVTCGPGHGISIGSLGVHNSQACVANVTVRNAVIRNSDNGLRIKTWQGGMGSVSGIAFDGVTMENVRNCIIIDQYYCQDKRCMNQSTAVHVTDVSYANVRGSYDVRSAPIHFACSDTVPCTNVTMAEVELLPFSGELVDDPYCWSAYGAQQTPTIPPVSCLQDGVPESLLDNPDLKCR; translated from the exons ATGGCAGCTGCGAGGCTGGGTCTGCCGCGGTTGATGCTGGCGATGCTTGTACTGGTGGCATTGCTCGGTGTCGGCGTCGACGGGAGGAACCACGTACACAAGAAGCCTCCTCGTGCGGGCGCTAGCTCTCGGCACAGCAGGGTCGGCGCGAAGGTGGGCACGGTGGCGTCGTCGCCGGCCGTTCCACCGGACGACGACGCGAcggctcccgcgccgccgccgggcgGCATTGTCCCGTCTGACCCCGCCACGCCGTTCCGGCCGGAGCCGTGCGTGTTCGACGTCCGGGCGTACGGCGCGACGGGGGAGAGCACGGCGGACGACACGGAGGCCTTCCGGGCGGCGTGGAAGGCGGCCTGCGCCGTCGAGTCGGCCGTGCTGCTGGTGCCGTCCGACGGCACCTtcaccatctccaccaccaccTTCTCCGGGCCGTGCAAGCCCGGCCTCGTGTTCCAA GTGGACGGGGTGCTGAtgccgccggacgggccggactgCTGGCCTCCGTCGGACAACCGGCGGCAGTGGCTGATCTTCTCCAACCTGGACGGCCTGACGCTGCGCGGCGCCGGCACCATCGAAGGGAACGGCGAGGAGTGGTGGAACCTCCCCTGCAAGCCCCACAGG GGTCCCAACGGGTCCACGCTGCACGGGCCGTGCGACAGCCCCACG CTGATCAGGTTCTTCGAGAGCAGCAACCTGGTGGTGCGGGGCCTGAGGGTGGAGAACAGCCCCGAGTTCCACTTCCGGTTCGACGGCTGCAGCGACGTGCTCGTCGACGGCCTCTTCATCAGGTCCCCGGCCAACAGCCCCAACACCGACGGCATCCACGTCGAGAACACGGAGCGTGTCGGCATCTACAACTCCAAGATCAGCAACG GCGATGATTGCATCTCCATCGGGACCGGGAGCTACGACGTGGACATACAGAACGTAACGTGCGGCCCTGGGCACGGCATAAG CATCGGCAGCCTGGGCGTGCACAACTCGCAGGCGTGCGTGGCGAACGTGACGGTGCGGAACGCGGTGATCCGGAACTCGGACAACGGGCTGCGGATCAAGACGTGGCAGGGCGGCATGGGGTCGGTCTCCGGCATCGCCTTCGACGGGGTGACCATGGAGAACGTGCGCAACTGCATCATCATCGACCAGTACTACTGCCAGGACAAGCGGTGCATGAACCAGTCCACGGCCGTGCACGTCACCGACGTCTCCTACGCCAACGTCCGGGGCTCCTACGACGTGCGCAGCGCGCCCATCCACTTCGCCTGCAGCGACACCGTGCCCTGCACCAACGTCACCATGGCCGAGGTCGAGCTGCTGCCCTTCAGCGGCGAGCTCGTCGACGACCCCTACTGCTGGAGCGCCTACGGGGCGCAGCAGACGCCCACCATCCCGCCCGTCTCCTGCCTGCAGGACGGCGTCCCGGAGTCCCTCCTCGACAACCCGGACCTCAAGTGCCGATGA